The Littorina saxatilis isolate snail1 linkage group LG1, US_GU_Lsax_2.0, whole genome shotgun sequence nucleotide sequence GGTAAGTTGTGTAATGTTTTTTAAAAGTGTATATGCCATTATTATCATCTTCGTCATAAATAGTGAATTCTGAGACATCAATAAAACTGCATCAGTGTATAAGTGTAGACGATAAAACATTCACATATATGATAAGTACTTCGTCATCAAAAGTTTGCTTCCTCTATTGTGTTCTTATGTATGTGTACGTTTGGATGAAAACAAAGTCAAATTCAAGAAAATGCAAAAACGTAGTAATGAATCAGTTTCTCCCACCAATCCAATGTCTAGAGGCGTGACGACCATAGCACTTTACTTTAAACGAATCACCTTCAACAAATCTTCTGTTTAGACAACaaagacacaataaaacaaacaatgcaTGAGGGACACACCTTGTCTTAAACCCCTGAAAACGCACTGGCCTTTAACAAAAGAAATATGGAGACTAACTATTTCAGTCAAGAAAGGAGCTCATCAAGTGAAACAATTTGCAAAGAAAATGTATTATTCAAAATGTATGAGAAATTAGCAGGCAAAACAATGTACATCCTGGTCAAACGCCTTCTCAAAATCTACTATAAAAGAAGAACGTAAAGACGTTTGCTCAAAATCGAGAAAATCTTCATACAacactcttaaaaaaaaattcttaatCAACCTTCAAAAAGCTCTGATAAAATGTTGTTACAAAATAACAAGCTTAACGCACAGGATTGCATAAGAGAGCAAATTTGTCAAATGCGGTCATCATCTTCACTTCCTAAGACATTTTTTGCACAATAATCAATTCCGTTTTGGTTTGTTATATCGTAACTAagtgacaatgtacatgtattggCTATATAATGGTCTTTATTCATGACTGCATGCATTACTTCCATGAATCTAATGTAACAAGCTTTCTTTTGAAATGTTTTCTGTAACATGTTTCCACTCAGCATGAATATGATCAATaaaatgtgtgtttttatgGGGAGAAATTTTTTATGTGAGCCTGGTTCCTCGGCTATTGTGATTCTTACTGCTAACTGGTAATTctcttttcatttatttgtgtGCTCTTTTTGTGGCGGCTTGCCTGAAAGTGATGGTATTTGTTCTCAGAATGTGCCAGTAGATGTGTTATTCAATTGTCCATATTTGTCATTATCAGCACTATACTTTATTACTGCTTGCATCGCTGGTATCTCAGGGTTTTTTAcgtttaccttttttttttaaactcattGCTGGCTGTGCTGCTTTTCAGCCTGGTCCAGCATGGCTGCAATCTCCAGCTCGTATGGTCCTGGTTTCCCAACGTCAGGTGAGGACTGTTTCACATCTTGACCCATACCAGACCTGATCTCCAGAGTCAAGATCAGCTGACCTTGACACAACGTCATGACGTCACCGAGCTGCAAAACCAGGGTGTGCAGGACGTTGTCTGTAGCAGAGAGGTTCAATCTTCCAACATAGACAACAACAGCTTTTTCTGTGCCAATCAGACTTGGAAGATGTGCGAGTGGTTGCACTATTTTTTCCACGTTGACCAAATTCAGCATCTTCACGATGACTTCGACGTCCTCAATAGAATCGACGAAGATAACAACATCTGTGATAGTCAGTGGAGGAGGTACATTTCCTGAGTAGATGTCTAAACCTTCTGCACCAACTGTCTGTGCTTCTTCTTCATCCACCATTGCTGGACTTTTTCTGGCAGCATGATCTCTCGTTGAAGGTTGTGGAACAGGCTGTAGTTCTTCGTGTGCGACAGACTTTTCCTGACTGGATTCCTCATCACCAATGCTTTTTAAAGCAAGATCCCCGAGCAACTCCACAAGAGCTGTGCGTAGAAGAGACATGCACAGTTCACACTGCAATATCGTACAATTTGTTGACGATCCTTCTGGATGCCAGATAAACAGAGGTGAAGGCCCATCTGTTGGGAGACCGACGTAGCTGCTAACTTCAGCAACGTTCTGATGATCCTTTGGTAAAGACAGGGACATTTCTTTAGGGTTTGCTGCTGACGCTCCGGCTGGTTGAGTTCGGGCAGGTCCTTGTTGCAAGCCGTATTTGATCAAAGCCTGAATGGACGAAGGAACTCTAGTCATCGTTGAGAGGTGCACTAGCTTATACTTCTCTTTAGGCAAAGTGACCTTTGTTGCTACATCTTTGACAGCCCAGACTGAGGATGCCGTGTTTGTTACTTCTGTCAGTAAATGGCTGAGGTCTTTATCTCTGTTGACACGGTCGAACACAGCAAACATGTTCTTTTTCCCTCTCAGACTACTCAGCGTCGCTGTGTCGCCAGTCACAGATTTAAAACGAATAACAGACTTTTCCTTTCTTGCTCCCGCTTCCTCAGTGGACCAAAAATAGACATTACCTGTATACTGCGTATCATTTTTTGCAAAATCTTCATACTTTTCTCTCAGATCCGTCAGCAGTCTGGGAATAAAAATCAAAACATCAGAACCTTTTCGGAGTTCCATTCTGGCCCTAACCTGCAGCAATTCTGTGACACCCGTCCCTGCGGGTGCTTCAATAACCACGTGCGACTCGCCAGATCGTAGCAGGTTGTCCTCATCAGCGGTTAGGACCGGAAGGTGGTGACGGTTGGCCGTCTCCGCCACAGCTTCGGCCAGGCTGCGGATCTGATGCCGTGGTTTGGTCACACCCCACACCTCCACCACTGACCAGCTGCAGGTGTACCTGGTACAAATAAAAAGTATTGAGCTTTCCATGACCTACGAATCGTTTACAAAAGGATGACACGAATTAGGAGAATCAGGGATGATCTCATGAACATAgaatccccccacacacacacacacaaacatacacacattctctctctctgtctcaaacaaacaaacaaacaacggaAAACTGGACAACCAAACAGTCAGAGCAGAGTCGAGTAAGTAAGCAATGGTCAAGTTTGTGGTCCTACTTTGATTTGATTCCTGTAAAAATTCAAATCTGGGGTCATTTGCATCAAAACAAATTGTAGCTTGAATCACCTTTAAAGGCAAAGCCATTCAAAGAGGATTGAGATTTTAGAGCTAAGTTAATAGCCCCATAAAAACTGCGAAGGATACGCAAAGGTTCCCAAAGCCATACCAGGAGAAAACAGCAGCGAGACCTCACCACAAACGGTTCTCTACAATTGGCAGTTGTCGAACCGGCGACTGACCTACAAGAAACGTCGAGCTACTATAAATAGCACACGCTTAAGCCGTCCAGGCTGGCAGATAACGCTGTCAGGGCAAAGCTGCTGAGAAAGGAGACTACTGTGTCACCTTGTCCCAGTTGTAATTAATAAAAAGTCTCCCTGATAACATTTACTTTatatgtgacagggagactaccgtcgcccttcacagcagactctgcagagttgttcgccttagaagttgcgagctatttatagctcgcaaggcaacacctgtggattgtagagttctgtttgtgatggggtctggcggcttttgtctctctgtacaTAAAGgaaaagtttgtgtgcgcgcctgtgtgtgtttttaatctaagacaaatgtcgccaatgtttttacagagtgacgttaaataaacgattttatcatcatcatctctctgtatgttcatggattcctatgcgaatgcataacagtttttatagggcttagaaataagctctaaaattctcaatcctgtttgattggacttcgcctccaaaggtgattgtggtgtttcggcactcggttacatataGTTTTATATATCGCAATTATGTACCTGGCAAAGATCTGCATATAATTGTCAAGAGACACATTCAACCGTCGTTCACGAAGCCTGTCCAGCCAAGCAAGAAGCTCGTCGCGTGATTCTTTGGACACCCAATGGCGATGTCCCACACAGGGTAAGCGGTCCAACGTTAGAAGTTCATTCAAACCATCGTCAGTGTCAAGAGTACTTGCCAATATCTGGAAAATATATCCATGATTTTTCATCATAAAAAAACAGGGGTAACCTGAATGAATTTCTGTGCTGAATCTTTGTGGCATGATGATCACAATCAACTTCCGATCATttcacccttttttttttttttttttacaaagattGTAATGAAATTAATTATAATGACAGATTAAAATCACATGGCAGCTTTTCCGAGTCCAATGAATGCGCGTGTCTCATTATTAGATGAGGGGACAGGTCTTGGGAAGAAATGTTCTTTGTTTCCAACTTCTTGGTAAAAATACATTTACACAAATTAAACTTATTCCAGCTGACCTTTACAAAACTTGGGTCCAGCTTTTGCTTCAGTTCTTGCGATGTGATGTTCGGCAAAGCCATGACCTTGCGCACACATCTGTCAtccaggtcaaggtcacttagCACTTGTTTGATGACCTTGACATCTTTCTCCAGCTGCTTGAgtgtctctcgcacctgcttTTTCACTGTGCCGCTATTTGTGCTCGCCTCGATGCAGGTAACCTGAAGTTACAGTAACAGTTTGAACATAAATCTATAGCAGAGATGTTAATTTTCGCGTCACTTTAAATGAAACAACCACACGCAGAGGCAATGAACCATCGTGGCTTTATATTCAGCACAGTCCTTGTCTTCGACACAcaagaagaaaatgaaaatgatgaaCTGCTCCTTCGCGCAGAGTTATATGAGCCGGTTACACTTCAGCTGGTCTAACTAGTCTAAATCACTTCTTTCAGATAATGTTGAGAGCCAAGCGTTGATTAGTATGCAATTGCTGCAGTAACTACGTCTGAGGCATGGGAGGCTGCGTTGACCCCAAGGGACTAATTCTTTTTGATGTCCAATGTTAACTCAGCTGTAATGGCGGTTTTTAAAATAAAGGGAAAAAAGAAAGCCATAAACCATCATTCATGCAGACATATAATCATAAACCCCGAGCACTTCAGTTGGCCGGAATGGTCTAAACCGCATCTTTAAGATAAAGCTGTGTTGATGAGTATACATATGACTCGGAACTTGCACAGTTAACTGCTCTCTGGTAGGTTTTATTGGGATAGAATCTGAAACGTGTTCACTGTTCGGGATATCAACATCTCATTGACTGTAGAGCATTGAGATTGTACAAAAGTTAACGGAAACGTGTGAACCTTAAATACTGTGATGATTCCCAGAACTTCATGCATACCTGAACACAGATGATTCCAATGTCTGGTCCTACCATCAGTATATCGTGGCTGCCTTCCTCTTCTGGGCATGTCAAGACCTTAAGCACTTCTTGAGGTGCATGCCTCATGTAGCTTTCCTTGAACTTATAGTCAGATATAATTGTAGCACCAATATTCATCTGACGCAGTATTTGCTCCAATGCAAAACACACTCTGGCAAGAGCTTCCTgaccacgtatcgctgggctcTGAGGTATCAGCAACACCTGAGAAGAAAAattaaaatacaaacaaactgacatttTGGAGAGGAACAGAAAAGCCTCCCAGATTTTATCAATTTCAAAACTACGAGACAAGAGAAGTGAAAACAAAAGGGATGAAGAACATATTGATACGATGAAGATATGAAGACGTTACAAGTCTGAATGGTTGTCGCGATCTAAATCTCTTAATTGACTCTAATATTCAACGAAATAGGCAATCTGGACGACACTACCTTGTGTCCTTCGGGTTTGTCTTCCAATTTTTGCTCATTGAAGGACGTTGCTGGTACTCGCACAACGCTGGTACGGATATGTTCAGGCGCTTGTTCAGGTTCTGAAGCGG carries:
- the LOC138979986 gene encoding uncharacterized protein codes for the protein MVAQYQARSLHYGPWDCVPLPMAFPHQDDSLQPADHQHQLSSSVENLTGSSLAQFPQQPGVGVIPQSQQHFHAAMQQGQGQPNVVGVENRPQLPPSTFLVYGHPGSYLGSSQIMGGSHRYGVPSSPPSVTMHPVTLSSGVAYGAHQLGSVQPQMSQTVVSQFPSVSREHLILQQQQQQQQLQQQQQQQQWSHFAQQQHLPHQQNLTQVHERIARLEQQLEEEKKIAADIEMHQHTHQLFQFQQLQQQHPTPAQGVPPMSYVPGPQYNQPLAGYSVQMQGGTFAGQPTHFSSPAGPYHYPQVETTAPSVPEVFQQVTVGQSSTYEENETYQESGSLASGDQIDTAVGPFQKALQYVPMPAAQDAQAFIPAAENPAYQLRQNAREFIPSQGPVEQQPRRQPFHQQHRPAHKNYQKYDRQPFSQLSPRRAGSDQLKTVKQQLHNYSLKAMAPASEPEQAPEHIRTSVVRVPATSFNEQKLEDKPEGHKVLLIPQSPAIRGQEALARVCFALEQILRQMNIGATIISDYKFKESYMRHAPQEVLKVLTCPEEEGSHDILMVGPDIGIICVQVTCIEASTNSGTVKKQVRETLKQLEKDVKVIKQVLSDLDLDDRCVRKVMALPNITSQELKQKLDPSFVKILASTLDTDDGLNELLTLDRLPCVGHRHWVSKESRDELLAWLDRLRERRLNVSLDNYMQIFARYTCSWSVVEVWGVTKPRHQIRSLAEAVAETANRHHLPVLTADEDNLLRSGESHVVIEAPAGTGVTELLQVRARMELRKGSDVLIFIPRLLTDLREKYEDFAKNDTQYTGNVYFWSTEEAGARKEKSVIRFKSVTGDTATLSSLRGKKNMFAVFDRVNRDKDLSHLLTEVTNTASSVWAVKDVATKVTLPKEKYKLVHLSTMTRVPSSIQALIKYGLQQGPARTQPAGASAANPKEMSLSLPKDHQNVAEVSSYVGLPTDGPSPLFIWHPEGSSTNCTILQCELCMSLLRTALVELLGDLALKSIGDEESSQEKSVAHEELQPVPQPSTRDHAARKSPAMVDEEEAQTVGAEGLDIYSGNVPPPLTITDVVIFVDSIEDVEVIVKMLNLVNVEKIVQPLAHLPSLIGTEKAVVVYVGRLNLSATDNVLHTLVLQLGDVMTLCQGQLILTLEIRSGMGQDVKQSSPDVGKPGPYELEIAAMLDQAEKQHSQQ